The Anomalospiza imberbis isolate Cuckoo-Finch-1a 21T00152 unplaced genomic scaffold, ASM3175350v1 scaffold_1186, whole genome shotgun sequence region CAACCATGGCCAATGCCACCCAACCATGGCCACCATGACCCAACCATGGCCAATGCCACCCAACCATGACCCAACCATGGCCACCATGACCCAACCATGGCCATCGCCACCCAACCATGGTCACCCATGACCCAACCATGGACAATGCCACCCAACCACTGCCAGCCATGGCCAATGCCACCCAACCATGGCCACCATGACCCAACCATGGCCATCGCCACCCAACCACGGTGTCCATCACCCAGTCACGGCCAACGCCACCCAACCCGTCCCTTTGTCCCCGCAGGTTGGGCGAGTGGCAGCCGCCGCTGCACTGTCCCCCCGGCGAGCGCCTGGTGTCCTTCCAGCTGATGGTGGAGGCCGCGCGGGGCCCGTGGGACGACACGGCGGCCAACAACATGGCCGTGCTCTGCTCGGAGGGGATCTTCCGGCGCCAGGCCGGGGGGCTGGACCGCGGCGACTGGGGCGCCTGGAGCCACCGGTGCGACGCGTCCTGCGGCGTCTGCGGCATCCGCACCCGCGTCGACGCCGGCCACCCCTCGGACGGCAGCGGCCTCAACGACGTCAAACTCTTCTGCTGCACCTCCTGAGGGGAGCCTGTGGAGCCCCGGAGCCGCCCTGGGAGCCACCCGGGAGCCACCCGGGTCACCTGGGAGCCACCCGGgtcacctgggagcccccagtgtcacctggaGCCACCCGGGTCACCTGGGAGCCACCCGGgtcacctgggagcccccagtgtcacctgggaGCCCCTGATGTCACCTCTGagccacctgggagcccccagtgtcacctgggaGCCACCTGTGGCATCTGGGAGCCACCCATGGCCACCCTGAGCCCCCATTGTCACCTCTGAGCCACCTGGGTCACCTAGGAGCCCACAATGTCACCTGAGAGCCACCCATGGCCACCCTGAGCCACC contains the following coding sequences:
- the LOC137465898 gene encoding vitelline membrane outer layer protein 1 homolog, encoding MVEAARGPWDDTAANNMAVLCSEGIFRRQAGGLDRGDWGAWSHRCDASCGVCGIRTRVDAGHPSDGSGLNDVKLFCCTS